Below is a genomic region from Paenibacillus rhizovicinus.
CGGGTGCTGTTCGTGGCCGATGAGATTCAAACCGGCTTCGGCCGCACGGGGAAGCGGTTCGCCTGCGATTGGGAGGACGTCACGCCCGACATGTACATCCTGGGCAAAGCGCTCGGGGGCGGCGTATTCCCGATCTCCGCGGTGGCGGCGGACGCAGCGATTCTCGGCGTATTCGAACCGGGTTCGCATGGCTCGACGTTCGGCGGCAATCCGCTTGCCTGCGCGGTGGCGATCGCGGCGCTTGATGTCTTGGAAGACGAAGGACTGATTAACCGTTCCGAAGAGTTGGGTACGTATTTCATAGGACTGCTGCGGGGGATCGGCAGCCCGGCCGTCAAGGACATCCGCGGACGCGGCTTATTCATCGGCTTGGAGCTGGACGGCGAGGCGCGTCCGTATTGCGAGAAGCTGAAGGAGCTCGGCATCTTGTGCAAAGAAACGCATGCGACGACGATCCGTTTCGCGCCGCCGCTGACGATAACGAAAGAGCAGCTTGATTGGGCTTTTGCACGGATCAAGCTGCTTTTCTAATAGATAACCGACTGGAAAGGCGGAGCGACAATATGGCAGACATGAACAGTAACAGCACGGATAGGAATAACAGCACGAACACCACGCACAGCAGCGGTGCCGGCTTCAAGCAAACATCGGCTGCAGCCCAGAAACTGCATCTCGTTCAAGTGCCGTTCGGCCTTGGCGCTGGCAGGCCGGGGAACGAGGCGGGTCCGGAATCGATGATTCAAGCCGGACTGCTTCGGCAGCTTCGCAAGACCGTCTATGAAGTGTCGGGCGAAACGAAAGTTATCGTGTCGTCCCAATCCCAACTCGCTCAACAGCCGCAATCGGCAGCAAACGAAGGTCACGTCAAGCATCTGCCGGAAGTCGTAGAGATGAGCCGGCGCATCTCGAACGTCGTGGCCGAAGCCGCAGGGCGGGGAGAACTGCCGCTCGTATTGGGCGGCGACCACAGCGTCACGATCGGCGTGCTCGCAGGACTTGCCGCGAAGGAGAAGCGCGTCGGCGTGATCTGTTTCGATGCGCATGCCGGCTTTCAGACGGAGTCGAGCAGCCTGACCGGCAATATCGGCAGCATGTCGCTGTCCGTCGCGCTCGGATTCGCGAAGCTAGGGCTTTCGAACATCGACGCTCAGGTAGCGCGAGACGCCATTCGCAAGGAAAACGTCGTCCTCATCGGAGTTCGCGACGTGGAGCCGGAGGAACGGGAACTTATTCTGTCCGAGGGCATCACCGTATTCACGATGCATGAAATCGACCGGATGGGCATTGAAGCGGTTATTCGCAAGGCGGTTGAAATCGCCGGCGAAGGAACGGACGGCATCCATGTCAGCTTCTCCGCGGATTGTCTGGATCCGCTCGAAGCGCCTGGCGTCGGCATGCAGGTTCCCGGCGGCTTGACCTACCGGGAAGCGCATTTCGCCTGCGAGCTGCTGGCCGAATTCGGCCGGATCCTGTCCATCGACATGGTCGAGGTGAACGCGATGCTGGACGAGAGCAGGCGGACCGCGCGCCTTGCCATCGGACTGATTGCTTCCCTGCTCGGCAAACGAATTCTATAAACGACAACTACCGACACAGCCGTTACGTACCGCCATCCTTTGATTGCGAGCCGCAGCGGCTGTTTCTATTATGGCTGGGCGAGCTCGGCAAGGCGGGAACCGGTATTCAAATCGCCAAATTCCAGCGGCGTGGAAGCGGAGCGCGAGGCATAGAATGAAAGTAGATTCGTGAACATCATCGTGCAATCCACTGGAGGAATTCAGCATGGATCTGTTACTGAAAAGCGTGTTTCAAGCGCTCGGCAAGAGCCGCGCCGCCAATCGGCTGGCGAAGAAGTACGGCCTGCGTTTCGGCGCGGCCCGGTTCGTGGCGGGCGAGACGATTCAGCAGTCGATTGAAGCCGTCCGCAAGCTGAATGCGGATGGCCGAATGGCGACGCTCGACCATCTCGGCGAGTTCGTCTTCAACGAGGAGGAAGCCGAGCAAGCGGCGGACATGTGCATCCTGACGCTGGAAGCGATCGCGGAAGCCGGCGTCACTTCCAACCTGTCGCTGAAGATGACGTCGCTCGGACTCGATATCGACCGCGCGCTCTGCGTCGATAATATGAAGCGGATTTTGAACCGTGCCCGTGCGCTCGGCAATTTCGTCCGCATCGACATGGAGGATTATGCGCACTGTCAACTTTCGCTCGATGTCTACCGGGAGCTTCGCCGCGAATATGATAATGTAGGCATCGTCATCCAAGCGTATCTGTTCCGCACGGAGCAGGACGTGAAGGATTTGAATAAATGGAAAGCGAATCTGCGGCTCGTGAAAGGGGCGTACAAAGAATCGGCCAGCGTCGCTTTTCCGGAGAAGAAAGACGTGGACGACAACCTGAAGCGCATCATACGCCTGCATCTGGCGAACGGGAATTATACGGCCATCGCGAGTCACGATGAAGCGATCATCGATTACACGAAACTGCTTGTTCGGGAACTGAATATCGACCGCGGGGCATTCGAATTCCAAATGCTCTACGGCATTTGCGAGGAGCTGCAGCAGCGGCTCGTTCAGGAAGGCTACCGCGTCCGCATCTATGTGCCTTACGGGATCGACTGGTTCGGTTACTTCATGCGGCGACTGGCGGAGCGGCCGGCCAATGTCTGGTTCGTCCTTAAGAATCTGCGGAGACCGTAGCGCCTGTCTCATAACGAACCCCCTGACGGGAGAGGAGAATGGATATGTCGACAACGCCATTCAATGAGCTGAAGCCTTATGCCAACGAACCGTTCACGGATTTCGGCATGCAAGCGAATCAAGAAGCGATGGAAACCGCAATCGCCCAGATCAAGTCTGAATTGGGCCGGACGTACCCGCTGAAGATCGGCGTTCAGATGATCGAGACGGAACCGAAAATCACCTCCATTAACCCCGGCAACCTCGACGAGGTCATCGGCTTCGTAAGCAAAGCGAATCAAGAGCTCGCGGAGCAAGCCATGCAGGCGGCGCTGGCGGCGTTCGAGACATGGAAGCAGGTGCCTGCGCGCGAGCGGGCGGAATACTTGTTCAAAGCGGCGACGCTGATGCGCGAGCGCAAACACGAATTCTCGGCGCTCATGCTGCTGGAAGCCGGCAAAAATTACGTCGAGGCGGACGTGGACACGGCCGAAGCCATCGATTTCCTGGAGTTTTACGGACGCGAGATGATCCGTCTCAGCAACGTGAACGAGGCGCAGCCGCTTGCGAAGATTCCTGGCGAAGACAATCGCCTGACCTATATTCCGCTCGGCGTCGGAGTCGTCATTCCGCCTTGGAATTTCCCGCTCGCGATCTGCGTCGGCATGACGGCTGCCGCGATCGTCTCGGGCAACACCGTATTGCTGAAGCCGGCATCCACGACGCCGGTCATTGCTTATAAATTCGTCGCGTTGATGCAGGAGGTCGGACTGCCGCCGGGCGTTATCAACTATGTGCCGGGAAGCGGCGCGGAGATCGGCGACTACTTAACCTCGCATCCGAAGACGCGTTTCGTCAGTTTCACCGGTTCCAAGGAAGTCGGCTTGCGCATCAACAAGCTAGCCGCGGATACCGCTCCGGGCCAAATATGGATCAAACGCGTCATCGCCGAAATGGGCGGCAAGGACGGGATCGTCGTCGACGAAACGGCCGATCTCGAGGCGGCGGCAGTGGCAATCGTCGCGTCGGCTTTCGGCTTCCAAGGACAGAAATGCTCCGCGGGGTCCCGCGCCATTATCGTCGAGGCCGTCTATGACGAAGTAGCGAAGCGCGTCGTCGAACTGACGGAGCAGCTGCAGATCGGCTTGCCGGAGCATAATTTCGCCGCCGGTCCGGTCATTGACAATATTTCCTTCGCGCGCATCCTGGACTATATCGACATCGGCAGGGAGGAAGGCGAACTGCTCACCGGCGGCGCCAAAGCTCCGGGGAACGGCTATTATATCCAGCCCACCGTGTTCGGAGACGTCGACGTCAAGGCGCGCCTCATGCAGGAGGAGATCTTCGGTCCGGTGCTGGCGCTGGCCAAAGCGCAGGATTGGCGCGAGGCGATCGCCATGTACAACGACACGGAATTCGGCCTGACGGGTTCGTATTTCTCGACGGACAATGACCGGATCGCCGAGGCGCTGGATACGATTCACTGCGGTAATCTGTATATCAATCGCAAATGCACCGGCGCTCTCGTCGGCGTGCATCCCTTCGGCGGTTTCAACATGTCGGGGACGGATTCCAAAGCCGGCGGCCACGATTATCTGCTGTTGTTCACGCAGGCGAAGCTCACGTCACGCAAAAGGTGAGTACGCGCAGCGGCTGTTCGAGACCCTCCGCCTACGAGTGAAGGAGGGTCCCGGCTGTCCCTGCCGCCTCGGCAGCCAGTTTCATTGAAGGGATTGTTGCAGCGTTTACGCATGATAAAGCCTGGCTTTGGCAATGCTGGAATTTATCTGATTACGGAACAAGAAACGAAGCAGCCGGACATGCAGCGCAGACGCAGCGGGTTGAGAGACAACGGATGCAGCATCCATTCGGCGTAAAGGGAGGGCGTAACATGGCGCAAACGAGCATGATTTTCCGGTTGGAGCTGGATCACAAGAAGGTGAGCTTCGGCGACGTCGCGGCGACGATCAGCCGGGCGGGAGGAGACATCACCTCCATCGACGTCATTCGCCCGGGGCACGACACGTCGACGCGCGACATTACCGTCGATCTTCAGGACAATAAGGAAACGTCGATCGTCGAGGCGCTGCGGGCGCTTGACGGCATCAAGGTCATCAACGTTTCCGACCGCACGTTCCTCGTTCATCTCGGGGGCAAAATCACCATTCAGCCGACGCTGCCGATCAAGAACCGCGAAGACTTGTCCAAAGTGTACACGCCCGGCGTAGCCAAAGTTTGCCGTGCCATCGCGGAGGACGTCGGCAAGGCGTATTCGCTCACGATCAAACGCAATACGGTCGCTGTCGTGACGGACGGCACGGCCGTGCTCGGACTCGGCGATATCGGCCCCTATGCCGCTGCCCCGGTCATGGAGGGGAAGGCAATGCTGTTCAAGCAGCTCGCGGGCGTCGATGCGTTCCCCATCTGCCTCGATACGAAGGACACGGAAGAGATTATCCGCACGATCAAGACGATCAGCCCCATCTTCGGCGGCATCAATCTGGAGGATATCGGCTCTCCGCGCTGCTTCGAGATCGAGAATCGGCTTGCCGCCGAACTGGACATCCCCGTCTTCCACGACGATCAGCATGGCACCGCGGTCGTCACGATCGCCGGCCTCATCAACGCGCTGAAGGTCGTCGGCAAACGGATGGAGAACATCCGCGTCGTCGTGAACGGCATCGGGGCGGCAGGCGTTTCCATATGCAAAATGCTCCTTGGAGCAGGCGTGAAGCATCTGGTGCCGATCGACCGGGAAGGCGCGATCGTGCGCGGGCAAGCGTATCCGTATCCGATGTGGCAGTGGCTGGCGGATCAGCCGCAGGTCGAGGCTCAACCCGGCACGCTCAAGGAGCTTATCGCGGGCGCGGATGTCTTCATCGGCGTATCGCGCGCCGGCTTGCTGAACGAGGAGGACGTGAAGCGGATGAAGCCGGGAGCCATCGTGTTCGCCATGGCCAATCCGGAACCGGAAATTTCCCCGGAGGAGGCGCTGCCGCATGTAGCGGTATTCGCGACCGGCCGCAGCGATTATCCGAACCAGATCAACAATGTCCTCGTCTTCCCGGGCTTGTTCCGCGGCGCGCTCGATTGCCGGGCCAGGCACATCAACGAGCCGATGAAGCTCGCCGCTGCTCGCGCGATTGCCTCCGTCGTCACGTCGGATGAGCTGAACGAACACTACATCATCCCGAGTATTTTCAACGAGAAGGTCGTCAACTACGTTCGGAAAGCCGTCATCGAGGCCGCGATTCTGACCAATACCGCGCGCCGCACGCCGCCGGATTTCAGATAACGGGCAGGCATAGCAGCGCAGTTTCAAGCTTTAAGGCAATGTAAGTTCGAAAGGCCGTCAACACCGCTCAAGCAGAGCGCTGTTGACGGCCTTTTTGCGTCGTGAAGCGTGAAGCTCCTGCCTGCTACCCGGTTGAAGGGCTGTTCGGCACATGACCTTTCTGGTTGCGGTTGCGGTCCGTGGAGCCTGCGACGTCGTTCTCCGCTTGGCTGTCCTTCGCCCGCATCCCTTTCATTTTCTCCGGAATCGCTTGATTGTCGCGACGTGCCATGTCGATCCCTCCTTGCCATTAGAACATGCGCCTGCAGCGCTGGCGGCTGCCTGCCTTTCTAGATTGCCCCATGACGGGGATTGGACATGCAAGACGGACCCAATTGCGGCAAAACGGTCCAAATCGGATAATTCGTTGTCCAGATCAGCCATGAAACCTATCTGCCGGACGGCTATGATGAGTTTAGAAAACGTTTTCCTAAAGATGAATGGGCTTCGCGGCATCAGAATAGCAATGACATCGGTTTCATCTTCCGAAGGCCAATAACAAGTTGGAGGCTGGCTATGAACGAAACCATCGGCGTCGGGATCTTAGGCTTTGCCCACGGGCATGTAAATGCCTACTGCGAGGATTGGAAACAGACAGACAGAGGCGTGCGCGTCGTTGCGGGCTGGGATCACGATTCGTCCAGGCTCGAGAACGCAGCGAACGCTTACGGATTGGAAGCATGCGCGGCCGCGGAAGCGCTGCTTGCCCGGGATGATATCCAGGCGGTCGTCATCGCCTCGGAAACGTCGCGGCACGCGGAGCTGGTGCAGCTCGCCGCCGCAGCCGGCAAGGCGATCATCCTGCAGAAGCCGATCGCGCTGACGATGGCCGAGGCGGACAGCATCGTCGCCGCCGTCGAACGGCACGGCGTGCCGTTCACGCTCGCGTGGCAAATGCGGGTCGATCCGCAAAACATCCAAATGAAAGAATGGCTGCAGCAAGGTACGCTCGGCCAAGTGTTCATGGTTCGCCGCCGTCACGGTCTGAACGTAGGGCTGAACGCGGACTTCGCGAACAGCTGGCATGTCGATCCGGCCAGCAACCGGGATATTTGGGCGGACGACACCTCGCATCCGGCCGATTTCATTCACTGGCTGCTCGGCGAGCCCGAGAGCGTAACGGCGGAAATCGCCTCGCTCTACAATCCGCGCATTCCGAACGACAACGGAATTGCCATCTACCGCTATGCGGATGGCCCGATTGCCGAAGTCAGCTGCTCGTTTACCTGCCACGCGATTCAGAATACGACGGAAATCATCGGCGAACTCGGCACGATCGTGCAAAATTACGGCGACGCGCCAAGCTGCAATGCGCCCAGACCGGATACGGGAGCAGGCCTGCGCAGATTCGACGCGGCGGCGAACGATTGGGTGGACAGCGATATCGCCTCGCCGGCCGGCCATTTCCATCGCATTCGCGGACTCGCCGAGCCGCTTGCGGCTTTTCTGAGAGGCGAGCGGGGACCGATCGCTACCGCGGAAGAAGGAAGGACCTCGCTGCGCATGGTGCTGGCGACGTATGTGTCTTCCAGCGAAGGACGGCGGGTCTCGCTGAACGATCCGGCCGTGAATGACGTGTAACCTAACATACCCTTTCTTACATTAATTACTTAATTACTTACTTGCTTTCCTATGCAAGGCCAAAATTCATAACGGGAGTGATTATTCGTGGCAGTGAAAATCGGTTTGGTGGGCTTGAACGGAATCGGGAATTTGCATGCGGCATGCTATCAGGAAGAAGAATTGGCGGATCTGGTCGCGGTCTGCGACGTCGTGAAGGAACGCGCCGACGCGACAGCCGAGAAGTACGGCGTCAAAGCGTATTACAGCCTGAAAGACATGATCGAGAACGAGCCCGACATCGAAGTGATCGATATCACGACGGGCGGGATCGATAACGGCAGCTGGCATTTCGAACCGGCGATGGAAGCGGTCGGCTACGGCAAGCACGTGCTCGTTGAGAAGCCGCTTTGCCACGATATTCGCGAGGCGAGGGAGCTCGTCGCGTTCGCCGAGAAGCAGAAGGTATACCTGGGCTGCAACCTGAACCATTACTTCACGGAGCCGGCCGCGAAAGCGAAGCAATACGTCGACAACGGCGAAATCGGCGAGCTCGTATATTGCTTGGCCAAGATGGGCTTCAACGGCGGCGAGGCGAATTACGGCTTGGCCGGCAGCCCGAAAGTGAAAGGCCATCCTTACTTCCATATGAAAGCGTTCCTGACGCATCCGTTCAGCGTCATTCGCCACTTCTGCGGCGACATCACGCATATCCAGACGTTCTCCGACCGTCCGGGCTTCCGGCGCAACGCGGGAGACGTCATGGCTTCAATCAACAGCATTCACATGCGGTTCGCGAACGGCGGCGTCGGCTACCTGCTGAGCCAGCGCGGAGATGCCGTTTACGGCCTAGGCGGCTGGTGGAGCCTTGAGATGGCAGGCTCGAAAGGCACGTTCTGCATCGAGAACTGCGTGGAGAAAGTGTCGTACTGGAAAGCCGAGAAAGGCATTCCGGCGATCAGCCAGCAGCCGGTTCCAGAAGTGACGGACTACGGCGTTACGGACTTCAACCGCACGTTCAACAACCGTCTGCGCGCATTCCTCGAGGACGTATCCGCACGCGTGCCGTTCGATCAATTGCGCGCGAACGGCCGCGATGCGCTGGCCGTGCTGGAATACACGTTCGCGGTTATCGAATCGTACGAGAACGGCGGCGAACTCGTTCGTCCGCATCCGCTGCCGCCGCTGCACGGCGATCCTTTGTTCATGAGATAACGTTTGGTCCCGGAAACCTTGGCAGGGCGCTGCTCTTCGCTGGCGCCTTGCCGGGTTCGAGGTCTTGATTCGCTAGATAATCGTTAATGAACCGAAATCCATTTTCCTATCCGCCACATACCAGGAGGTTATTCATTCATGATTTCATTAGGCGTCAACTCGGTACTGTTCAAGAACTACACGTTCGCCGAAGCGGCCCGTCTTATCGCGGCCAGCGGCTATGACGGCGTTGAAATATCCGCCATTCAAGGCATGTGCGAGCATCTCGATCTGAGCCGCTGGGAAGAGCAGAAGGACGAATTGCAGTCGATCGCGAGCGAGAACGGACTGAAATTCCTGTCCATGGAAGTCGCGTCGCTTAGCGACGAACGTCTCATTCCGGCATTCAAAGCAGCCGCGGCAATCGGCATCCCGGTCGTCAACGTCGGACCGGGCGGCAAATCCGGCGTCGACGAGGATCTGGCGCATTCCATCTCGGAATTGACCCGCTTGTCCGATATCGCCGCTTCTTACGGCGTCACGCTCTGCGTGAAAGCGCATGTCGGCAACGCGATCTATAATACGCCGACGACGCTTGCCGCGATGGAGCAGATCGCTTCGCCCGCATTCGGCATCGACATGGATCCGAGCCATGTCCACCGTTCCGGCGAGAACGCCGAAGAAGCGCTTCCGGCCGTCCTCAGCCGCGTGAAGCATGTCCATATCCGCGATTGCAAGGGCCGCGCGCAAGGTCCGGGTCCCATCCAGCTTCAAGCTTGCGGACGCGGCGACATCGACCTGTTCGGCTATTGCGCCGCAATGGTGGACGGCGGCTACGACGGCCCTGTCGTGCTCGAAGTCATCGGCGCGACGCCCGAACATACGATCGAACAAGTGACGGCCGTCGCGGCCGAATCCTACGGATACCTGAACGCCTGCCTCAAAAAATTAGGAGCGCGCTAACCGCCGCCAAGGAGGAACTCCCATGTCTGCCAAGAAACCGAATTTGATCCTGTTCGGCATCGACAGCCTGCGCCGCGACCATATGAGCGGTTACGGCTACGGCAAGCTGACGACGCCTTATATCGATAAACTCGCTTCCGAAGGCGTACTGTTCGAGCAGCATTTCAGCCCGAGCATCCCGACGACGCCGGCTTACGCATCCATGCTCACGGGCAAGGACGTATTTGGTACCGACGTCGTGGCGCTGCGCCACGAAGGTCCACTGGGCGGTCACGTGAAGACGCTGGCCGAGGTGCTGGAAGAGAACGGCTACAACACGACCTGCATCGGTTTCACTGGCAATCCGTCCGCGCGCGGGTTCCAAACGTATCTGAACTACGAATCGTGGGTGCCCGACGCGGAAACGGGCAGAACGCCGAAGGCCGAGAACTTGAATAACGTCGCGATTCCGGAGCTTGATCGGCTCGCGGCCGACGAGAAGCCGTTCTTCCTCTTCCTTCGCCACATGGATCCGCATTCGCCTTACTTGCCGCCGCAGCCGTTCGAGCGCATGTTCTACGGCAAGGACGAGAAGGACCCTAACAATTCGTCGATGGAACCGGTCTACAATTTCAAGCCTTTCGGGGATTTCCTGAAATCGTGGATCGGCGAAGAGGTCACCGACCAAGAGTACGTGACAGCGCAGTACGACGGCTCCGTTGCCTATATGGATATTTGCATCCAGTCGATCTTCACGAAGCTCGAACATATGGGCATCGAGGAGGAGACGCTGATCGTCATTACGGCGGATCACGGCGAAACGCTCTACGAGCACGACTGCTTCTTCGATCATCACGGCCTCTACGATTGCACGCTCGTGGTGCCGCTTATCTTCAAATATCCGGGCCGCGTACCCGCAGGCAAACGCGTCGAGAGCGTCAGCGTCATCGCCGATATCATGCCGACCGTATTGAACTTGCTGGATGTGGATACCGGCGAAACGTACGACGGCCGCAATTTGGTGCCGATGATGAACGGGCAATCCGATCCGTCCGAAGAGCTGACCGAGCTGTACATCACCGAATGCACGTGGATGCGCAAGCACGGCTGGCGCACGCCGGAGTGGAAGCTTATCGTGGCTCTGGAGCCGGACTTCCATGGCAAGCCGGAAGTCGAATTGTACCATTTGATCCGCGACCCCGGGGAGAACGTCAACCTGGCCGAGCAGGAGCCCGCAGTCGTGGAATTGCTGCGCGGACGGATGCTCGATTACATCGCCAAACGCGAAGACCAGGTGGAACGGACGAATCCGATTTACACGAACGTCAATTGGAACGGCCACAACCGTGCTTTCACGTCGTCGGAAGACGCGTACGAGTCGCTCTACATCGGTTCCATCGTCAGTGCCCGCTCGCTGCAGGCGAAGGACAAAGTGAAGGAACAGGCAGAAGAGCAGGCAGAGGAACAAGCGCAGGAACAAGAGAAAGAAACGGTCGGCAATGATTAAGGTCGCGGTCGTAGGCGTCAACAACATCGGCAAAATCCACTGCGAGGCGTACAAACGCCTTCCCGATACCGAGCTTGCGGCGGTATGCGATCTCATGCCGGAACGGGCGGAAACGGCGGGGCGCCTGCACGGCGTTCCGTCTTATACGGACCTGCGCGAGCTGCTGGCACGCGAAAGCGTCGACGTCGTCATCGTGGCGACGGCCGGCGTCGAGAAGGGCAGTCATCACTACGAACCGGCCATGATCGCGCTGGAAGCGGGGAAGGCGGTCTTCGTCGAGAAGCCGCTCTCGAACAATATCGAAGAAGCGCGGCGCATGGTCGCTTTCGCCCGGGAACGTGATCTCGTGCTTGCCTGCAACCTTAACCACCGGTTCACGCCGGCAGCCTACAAAGCCAAGGAGCTTGTCGATGCCGGCAAGCTCGGCTCGCTGCTCTTCCTCAATATGCGGCTTACGATCCGAAATCCGCAGGAGGATACGGAATGGCTGCATATGCGCGCGCTGCATCCG
It encodes:
- the rocF gene encoding arginase; the encoded protein is MADMNSNSTDRNNSTNTTHSSGAGFKQTSAAAQKLHLVQVPFGLGAGRPGNEAGPESMIQAGLLRQLRKTVYEVSGETKVIVSSQSQLAQQPQSAANEGHVKHLPEVVEMSRRISNVVAEAAGRGELPLVLGGDHSVTIGVLAGLAAKEKRVGVICFDAHAGFQTESSSLTGNIGSMSLSVALGFAKLGLSNIDAQVARDAIRKENVVLIGVRDVEPEERELILSEGITVFTMHEIDRMGIEAVIRKAVEIAGEGTDGIHVSFSADCLDPLEAPGVGMQVPGGLTYREAHFACELLAEFGRILSIDMVEVNAMLDESRRTARLAIGLIASLLGKRIL
- a CDS encoding proline dehydrogenase family protein, whose protein sequence is MDLLLKSVFQALGKSRAANRLAKKYGLRFGAARFVAGETIQQSIEAVRKLNADGRMATLDHLGEFVFNEEEAEQAADMCILTLEAIAEAGVTSNLSLKMTSLGLDIDRALCVDNMKRILNRARALGNFVRIDMEDYAHCQLSLDVYRELRREYDNVGIVIQAYLFRTEQDVKDLNKWKANLRLVKGAYKESASVAFPEKKDVDDNLKRIIRLHLANGNYTAIASHDEAIIDYTKLLVRELNIDRGAFEFQMLYGICEELQQRLVQEGYRVRIYVPYGIDWFGYFMRRLAERPANVWFVLKNLRRP
- the pruA gene encoding L-glutamate gamma-semialdehyde dehydrogenase encodes the protein MSTTPFNELKPYANEPFTDFGMQANQEAMETAIAQIKSELGRTYPLKIGVQMIETEPKITSINPGNLDEVIGFVSKANQELAEQAMQAALAAFETWKQVPARERAEYLFKAATLMRERKHEFSALMLLEAGKNYVEADVDTAEAIDFLEFYGREMIRLSNVNEAQPLAKIPGEDNRLTYIPLGVGVVIPPWNFPLAICVGMTAAAIVSGNTVLLKPASTTPVIAYKFVALMQEVGLPPGVINYVPGSGAEIGDYLTSHPKTRFVSFTGSKEVGLRINKLAADTAPGQIWIKRVIAEMGGKDGIVVDETADLEAAAVAIVASAFGFQGQKCSAGSRAIIVEAVYDEVAKRVVELTEQLQIGLPEHNFAAGPVIDNISFARILDYIDIGREEGELLTGGAKAPGNGYYIQPTVFGDVDVKARLMQEEIFGPVLALAKAQDWREAIAMYNDTEFGLTGSYFSTDNDRIAEALDTIHCGNLYINRKCTGALVGVHPFGGFNMSGTDSKAGGHDYLLLFTQAKLTSRKR
- a CDS encoding NAD-dependent malic enzyme gives rise to the protein MAQTSMIFRLELDHKKVSFGDVAATISRAGGDITSIDVIRPGHDTSTRDITVDLQDNKETSIVEALRALDGIKVINVSDRTFLVHLGGKITIQPTLPIKNREDLSKVYTPGVAKVCRAIAEDVGKAYSLTIKRNTVAVVTDGTAVLGLGDIGPYAAAPVMEGKAMLFKQLAGVDAFPICLDTKDTEEIIRTIKTISPIFGGINLEDIGSPRCFEIENRLAAELDIPVFHDDQHGTAVVTIAGLINALKVVGKRMENIRVVVNGIGAAGVSICKMLLGAGVKHLVPIDREGAIVRGQAYPYPMWQWLADQPQVEAQPGTLKELIAGADVFIGVSRAGLLNEEDVKRMKPGAIVFAMANPEPEISPEEALPHVAVFATGRSDYPNQINNVLVFPGLFRGALDCRARHINEPMKLAAARAIASVVTSDELNEHYIIPSIFNEKVVNYVRKAVIEAAILTNTARRTPPDFR
- a CDS encoding Gfo/Idh/MocA family protein is translated as MNETIGVGILGFAHGHVNAYCEDWKQTDRGVRVVAGWDHDSSRLENAANAYGLEACAAAEALLARDDIQAVVIASETSRHAELVQLAAAAGKAIILQKPIALTMAEADSIVAAVERHGVPFTLAWQMRVDPQNIQMKEWLQQGTLGQVFMVRRRHGLNVGLNADFANSWHVDPASNRDIWADDTSHPADFIHWLLGEPESVTAEIASLYNPRIPNDNGIAIYRYADGPIAEVSCSFTCHAIQNTTEIIGELGTIVQNYGDAPSCNAPRPDTGAGLRRFDAAANDWVDSDIASPAGHFHRIRGLAEPLAAFLRGERGPIATAEEGRTSLRMVLATYVSSSEGRRVSLNDPAVNDV
- a CDS encoding Gfo/Idh/MocA family protein; protein product: MAVKIGLVGLNGIGNLHAACYQEEELADLVAVCDVVKERADATAEKYGVKAYYSLKDMIENEPDIEVIDITTGGIDNGSWHFEPAMEAVGYGKHVLVEKPLCHDIREARELVAFAEKQKVYLGCNLNHYFTEPAAKAKQYVDNGEIGELVYCLAKMGFNGGEANYGLAGSPKVKGHPYFHMKAFLTHPFSVIRHFCGDITHIQTFSDRPGFRRNAGDVMASINSIHMRFANGGVGYLLSQRGDAVYGLGGWWSLEMAGSKGTFCIENCVEKVSYWKAEKGIPAISQQPVPEVTDYGVTDFNRTFNNRLRAFLEDVSARVPFDQLRANGRDALAVLEYTFAVIESYENGGELVRPHPLPPLHGDPLFMR
- a CDS encoding sugar phosphate isomerase/epimerase family protein, which produces MISLGVNSVLFKNYTFAEAARLIAASGYDGVEISAIQGMCEHLDLSRWEEQKDELQSIASENGLKFLSMEVASLSDERLIPAFKAAAAIGIPVVNVGPGGKSGVDEDLAHSISELTRLSDIAASYGVTLCVKAHVGNAIYNTPTTLAAMEQIASPAFGIDMDPSHVHRSGENAEEALPAVLSRVKHVHIRDCKGRAQGPGPIQLQACGRGDIDLFGYCAAMVDGGYDGPVVLEVIGATPEHTIEQVTAVAAESYGYLNACLKKLGAR
- a CDS encoding sulfatase family protein codes for the protein MSAKKPNLILFGIDSLRRDHMSGYGYGKLTTPYIDKLASEGVLFEQHFSPSIPTTPAYASMLTGKDVFGTDVVALRHEGPLGGHVKTLAEVLEENGYNTTCIGFTGNPSARGFQTYLNYESWVPDAETGRTPKAENLNNVAIPELDRLAADEKPFFLFLRHMDPHSPYLPPQPFERMFYGKDEKDPNNSSMEPVYNFKPFGDFLKSWIGEEVTDQEYVTAQYDGSVAYMDICIQSIFTKLEHMGIEEETLIVITADHGETLYEHDCFFDHHGLYDCTLVVPLIFKYPGRVPAGKRVESVSVIADIMPTVLNLLDVDTGETYDGRNLVPMMNGQSDPSEELTELYITECTWMRKHGWRTPEWKLIVALEPDFHGKPEVELYHLIRDPGENVNLAEQEPAVVELLRGRMLDYIAKREDQVERTNPIYTNVNWNGHNRAFTSSEDAYESLYIGSIVSARSLQAKDKVKEQAEEQAEEQAQEQEKETVGND
- a CDS encoding Gfo/Idh/MocA family protein; translated protein: MIKVAVVGVNNIGKIHCEAYKRLPDTELAAVCDLMPERAETAGRLHGVPSYTDLRELLARESVDVVIVATAGVEKGSHHYEPAMIALEAGKAVFVEKPLSNNIEEARRMVAFARERDLVLACNLNHRFTPAAYKAKELVDAGKLGSLLFLNMRLTIRNPQEDTEWLHMRALHPHSIDVMRYFAGDVKRVQAFMTKAPGRTSWSTVSVNMEFASGAVGHLTGSYDMSMRHPIEYCEVAGHEGRLVVDNVYESMTYYPHHSDELTVVRNSIFGGMKGFDDTFDQRIGCFIEELKKGVKPQEITASGADALAAQEVIEAAIRSQQLGGAPVTVPS